In the genome of Dyadobacter fermentans DSM 18053, the window CCCTACGCATGCGGCATTCACCCCTGCGCTAAAATAATGGGCGCCAGCTTCTACCCCCACACGCTCCGCCGCTTTTTCGGCTTCGATGTCGTGGATATGGTAGACGAATTGCCCGATCTGACCAACTTCGCGCCCGAATGGTGGGTGGCCTCGATGGTCGAGGAGACGGACGAAAACCGGAAGCTGGCAAAACTATCGGAGTTTTTCACAAGCCGGCTGCTGCACGCCGCTCCCCGGGATTCGGCGATCCAGACCGGCTGGGAAAAGATTAGTCAGTTCCCGGCTTCCTGTAACATCATGTCGCTCGCGAAGGATTTCGGCATATCGCCCAGGCAGCTGGAACGGCGGTTCAAGCTGACGATCGGTTATTCGCCCAAACAGTTTTTACGCGTCAGCCGGTTTGAAATAGCACTTGCCGAGCTCAAAGCGCGCATCGATCCGAAGATCTCCGACATTGCCTATCGCCTCGGCTACGCCGACCAGTCGCATTTGATCAGGGAATTCAAGGAGTTTTCGGGCCACACGCCAACGCGGTACCTTAGTACCGGTAAATTTTACGAGGAAAACGGTGCATTCATCGTCAAATAGAGTTAATAACAACAATTTTAAAGCGTGCAGGCATATTTAAATCTGTTTGATTTCAAACAAAAAGTCAATTACAAAAACGAAATTCTCGCCGGTCTGACAGTGGCTATGACCATGATGCCCGAATCGTTGTCATTTGCCATCCTGGCCGGCTTCCCGCCGCTGGTGGGGCTTTACGCGGCATTTATCATGGGATTGGTGACGGCCGTGTTTGGCGGCAGGCCCGGGCTGATTTCCGGCGGCGCGGGTGCCACGGCGGTGGTGCTGGTGGCGCTCATGCAAAGCCACGGGATCGAATATGTGTTCGCGGCCGTGGCGCTGGCCGGGGTTACCCAAATCGTGATCGGGGTTTTCCGGCTGGCAAAGTTCATTCGCCTGGTGCCGCAGCCGGTCATGTATGGGTTTGTGAATGGCCTCGCGGTGATCATTTTTATGTCGCAGCTCAACCAGTTTAAAGAATCGGGCAGCGATGGTGCGGCATGGCTTACGGGCGGGCCGCTACTGACGATGGCGGCACTGGTGGCGCTTACAATTCTGACGATCATCGTCGTTCCGCGGTTTACAAAGGCGGTACCGGCGTCGCTGGTGGCCATTATCATCGTATTCGCCGTTGTGCTGGGGTTTGGGATTGAAACAAAAACGGTAAGCGATATCGCGTCGGTGGCCGGGGGCTTCCCGCCATTCCACGTGCCGGCTATCCCGTTCGACCTCGAAACGCTGCGCATTGTGGCGCCTTATGCGCTGATTATGGCGGCGGTGGGACTGACGGAAGGCTTGCTGACCCTTAACCTGGTGGACGAGATCACCGGCACCAAAGGCAACGGCAACCGCGAATGCGTGGCGCAGGGCGGGGCCAATCTGCTGAACGGCTTCTTTTACGGAATGGGCGGCTGCCCGATGATCGCCCAAACGCTCGTGAACCTCGGCTCTGGTGCCAGGGCACGGCTGTCGGGCATTATCGCCGCGCTCACGATCCTTTGCGTGGTATTATTCGGTGCGCCCGTTATCGGGCGCTTGCCGATAGCGGCGTTAACGGGCGTGATGATCATGGTGGCCGTGGGCACATTTGAGTGGGCGAGCTTCCGCATTATCAATAAAATGCCGCGGCAGGATGTGTTCGTCGGGATGCTGGTCGCTGCGATCACCATTTTCCTGCACAACCTCGCCCTGGCCGTGCTGATCGGAGTGATCATATCCGCGCTTGTGTTTGCCTGGGAAAGCGCCCGGCGGATCAGGGCGAGGAAGTATATCGATGAACACGGCGTGAAACACTACGAAATTTACGGTCCGCTCTTCTTCGCCTCCGTTTCGGCATTTAATGAAAAATTCGATGTTGCCGCCGACCCTGCACGCGTGGTCATCGACTTCCGGGAGAGCAGGATTGCGGACATGTCGGCCATCGAAGCCATCAACAAGCTCACCGGGCGCTACCGCGCGGCAGGCAAAGAGCTCCATTTGAAACACCTCAGCGAAGATTGCCGCAAGCTCCTCAAAAACGCCGAAGCCGTGATTGACATTAACCTTATAGAAGACCCTGTTTACAATGTAGCGACCGAGCGGTAGCAGTCGCCGGTCGCTGCGGCCCGGAAGCATTGGCAGCAAAGCAGCAGATATTAGTTTATTTTGTTTTATATAAAATATAATTATATATTACAACGTCACCTAAACCACTGTTTATGCTCGCACATTATCTCACTCTCTCCCTCCGCCGCATGTGGCGGCAGCGCCAGGTTAATCTGATACGCGTCGTAAGCCTTGCACTCGGGCTTGCCAGCGGATTGGTGATTTTCCTGGTGGTGAACTACATGTTCAGCTTCGATCGCCACCATCCGCACATGAACCGGTCGTACTGGGTGGTGACCGACATTAAAAAGGAGAACGTCATGCAAACCGACGCCGCGCCCCGCCCGCTGGCGGAAGTGCTTCGGCGCGACTACCCGTTCGTGGAAAGTGCCACAAGGCTCGAAACCGTTTTCGGATGGACGATCAGCGTCCCGGCCGCGAAAGCCGGGGCGGAGAAGAAGTTCAACGAAGCCCGGAATGTGTGTTTCGCTGAACCTCAGTATTTCAATCATTTCCTGGTCGAATGGGTGTCCGGCAACCCTGCCACCGCCCTATCGTCGCCGAATACGGTCGTGATTAGCGAGCGGTATGCCCGCAAATACTTCGATAACGCCGATCCGATGGGCCGGACATTGCGGCTGGACAACCGCGCTGAGCTTACCGTAACCGGCATTATCAAAAATCCGCCTGCCAACACCCAGCTGCGTTACGATGTGCTGATATCCTATGCCACCATTCCCGGTTTGGAGCAGAATGGGACCATGCAGGATTGGGAAGGCCTGCAAAGCATGTGCTTCGTGCTGCTGCGCGACGGCACCAACCCGGCGAAGCTGACAACCACATTGGAAGAAATCCGCAAAAAGAACCTTCCCGCTGCGCGAGCGGCGCAGTTTGCCTACCACATGCTGCCCCTCGCCGACCTCAACCACGAGCGCAGCGGCATGGCGCCCCGCCCGGTTTTATATGCGCTGATCGCCGTGGGGCTGCTCCTCGTGCTGGCTGCGTGCGTCAATTACATTAACCTCGCCACCGCCCAGGCATTGCAGCGGGCCAGAGAGGTAGGGTTGCGCAAGGTGGTCGGCAGCACCCAGTTTCAGCTCATCAGGCAATTTTTGCTTGAAACTGCATTGCTTACCGTGTTTGCGGTGATTGTATCCCTCGTGCTGGTGCAGCTGGCCATGCCGCTGGTGAATGGTACGCTCGCCAAACAGGTAGATATGCTGCATCCGGACATTTCCATCCTGGATTTGTTTCAGCCAGGGGGACTGAAATGGTTCTTGGCATTGGTGGCCGGCGTGATCGTGCTTGCGGGATTGTACCCGGCCTGGGTACTGTCCAGGTTTAGCCCTACCAAAGCCATTACCGGTCAGCTGACGACGCAAACAGTCGGTGGATTCACCATCAGGCGGACGCTCATCACCGGGCAATTCGTACTCTCACAGCTTTTTCTGATCATCGTCCTCGTCATTTCCGCTCAGCTGAAATACATGCAAAAGGTAGATTGGGGTTTTGATCACGACCGGAAACTGACCGTCTGGCTTTCACGCTCCACTCCTGCCCCGTTTGATCAGCTGCGTAACGGCTGGTTGCAGCTGCCCGGCGTCGAAAAAGTTACTTATGCCAGCGATCCTCCGGCCTCCCCGTACAACCGCCCCGTTCCATTCAGTTACCACATTCCATCCAGGCCGGAAGCGTTCGAAACGCGCCTTCGCGCCGCCGATGAACAGTATTTGAAGACATTCGGACTGGCGCTCGTCGCGGGGCGCAATTTCCGGGCTACCGACACGACGGCCCGGGAGGTGCTGGTGAACGAAACGCTCGTCCGGCAATTGGGCGTCTCGTCTGCGGACGCCATTGTGGGCAAGACTATGCGGGTCAAAGACGAGGACCGCGTGATAGTGGGTGTTGTGAAAGATTTCCGGAGCGGCGATCTGCATCAGCCCGTCATGCCTGTTACCCTTGTGCACGACCTGCGGCATACGACCATGGCCGTGCTAACCTTGTCCCCCAACTACCCGGCTTCCACTTTAAAGACCATCGAGGCGGTATGGGACGAAACCATGCCCCGCCAGGTGTATAAGGCCGATCACCTGAACGACCTGCTGGCGTCGTTTCTGAACATGGAGCGGTTGCTGGCCGGATTTGTACAGGCATTTGCATGCATTGCCATGGCTATGAGCTGCCTGGGACTGTACGGATTGGTAACTTTTATGGCCGAGGGACGCGCCAAGGAGATTGGTGTGCGGCGGGTGCTGGGCGCAAAAACGCGGCAATTACTGTGGATATTCGGCAAAGAATTCGGCCGCCTGATCCTGATCGGCTTCCTGGTGGCTGCACCGCTTGGCTGGTGGCTTACCAACGGATGGTTGCAGCAGTACGCCCACAGGATTCCAACCAATACCTGGTCGCTGGCGGCAACGCTCGGCATTACCGTGCTCATTACGGCGGCAACCGTTCTCGGGCATGCGCTGAAAGCGGCCATGCGAAACCCTGTCGAGTATTTCAGGACGCAATAGATCGCCGGTGCCTCAGCGGATAGGCCAAAACGGGTATCCGGCCGTGATTCACAACATCGGCCGCGATACTCGGGCGGAACATATGCGCCGGATCGGGGTCACCCAGCGTGCCCATGGCAATCATATCCGCGCCCACCAGGCTCGCGTATTTCAGTATTTCGTCCACCACGTCTTCCGCGTGCACCACCGCATTGACACAATTGCTGAGCCCGAGCTTCCTGTCGTATGCTGCAAGCAGCTCGGAGGCGGCCTGCCGGGTTACGGCCGGGTCGGTGTTGATATACAAGAGATAAAAACGGCCGCTGAACCATTCGCCCAGCTCGGTTAAAAACGCCTGCATTTCCGCCGGATCGCGATCGATATCGATCGGCACGACGATGTTCCGCAGCCCTGCAAAGCGCGGGCTGCGCTGGATGGCAAGCACCGGAACCGGGGATACGCGCACGATCCGCTCGGCGTGGGAGCCCATAAACACCCCTTCCCAACCCCGGGCACCGCGCGTTCCAACCACCACGAGATCAATGCCTTGCGTGGCAACGGCGTCGAGCACGACGGTCACGAACCGGCCGCGCTCCTGCAACAGGCGGACCTGCATGGTAGCGGGAAAGGCATTAAGCCATTCCGCAAGGTGACTTTCGGCAAATGCCCCTGCTGCGCGCATCGGGTCGTCGACGGTGAGGATAAACACTTCAACCGGCACATGCCATTCGAATTTTGCACAGGCGTCGAGCGCCTGGCGGGAAGCTTCGGAATAGTCGCAGGGAACGAGAATGCGGAACGGTTGGGGGTTATTGGTCATATCTAAAGGGCTTGGCCGGCGCGGTCGGGTAAGCTTGGCGGCCATTCCGATAGCGCCGGTATCATTGCATTTGGCGTGAATGTGAAGGCAAAATTGGCCACGAATAGCACGCGGATTCATGACTGTCGTCAGTTTCAAAGGTGACGTTCGCAGTCGGTACGCGAACGCTTTCGTCACAAATTAGGCATGAAACGGTGACAAGTTGTGAACTATCAGTAAATTACAATATATTCCTATTTAAAACATAAATAATCTGATATGGGACGATTCGGTTTTGTCGCATTAATGATACTTGTTTCCGGCTTTGCAATGAGCCAGGGCAAAGAATCCACGCCGGTTCCTTACGACGTTACCTGTTCTTTCCAGCTCACATTTTTCCCGGACAGCACCAATACCGGTGCCAAAACGGAGACGTTTCTGCTATTTTTCAACCAGGAGCAATCCCTGTTCAAGAGCAGAAACCGATTCCTGTCCGACTCGGCGATCGTGGCCAGTGAGCGTAGCCAAAACCGCCGGGATTTGATGTCGTTCCTGCAATCGCACCGGACGGACTTCAATTTCAACATCGTCAAAAAAGGCTGCAACGCCGTCCATACAACCGACCAGATCCACCACAACTATTTTACCTATCCGGAAACCGCGGGACATTTGCAATGGACTTTAACCCAGGACACTATGACCATTACCGGCTATCCGGCCCAACGGGCCACGACGGCATTCGGCGGGCGAAAATGGGACGCCTGGTTTACAGAGGCCGTGCCTGTCAGCGAAGGGCCATACAAGTTTTGCGGGCTGCCCGGCCTGATCATCCGCCTCACCGATTCGCGAAAGCAGTACGATTTTGTATTGAATGGCTTGACGCAGTCGCGGCGCGAGCTGGCCGGACAGATGCCCCAATCGGTAAAAACCGACAAGCGCACATTCATTAAAAAGCAGCAGGAATACCGTGCAAATCCCATCGGCGTCGCCGAGCAGTCGGGTGTGGTGTTTACATCGGGCCGAAGCGAAATAGCCCAGCGGGTGCAGCAAAAGATCAAATCCGACAACAACCCAATTGAGTTTTTCCCCAATTGAAGATCGGAATAGCCCAGCGAATCATCCCGGCCCTGATTCTCCTCTTGCAAATCGGGTGCTTCCGCGCCTACGCCCAAGCGACGATTTCGGGCAAGGTGCAGGACGAGCACGGCACGCCGATTCCCAATGCGAACATTGCGATTATTCAGAAAAACAATACGATTTCAGCCTTCACATTCAGCGCTAATGATGGGAGTTTTACATTAAAAATTTCCGTGGTGGCCGATACGCTCACGATCAAGGCCACACGCCTGGGTTTCGATGCGCGATTGTTCATAGTCGCAAACAAAACGCAGCCGGTACAACTGGTTTTGAAGGAAAGTGCATTAAAACTTCAAGAACTGACCGTGAAAGCACCGCCGGTGATTATACGGAAGGACACGATCGACTACCAGGTAAGCGCGTTCCGCACGGAGGCCGACCGGACCATTTCGGACGTGATCAAACGCATGCCCGGCATTGAGGTGAAGGAAAACGGCCAGATACTCTATCAGGGAAATCCGATCGGGAAGTATTACATCAACGGCCTCGATTTGCTGGAAGGCCGGTACAATCTCGCGAATGAGAACCTCCCGGCCGACGCCGTGAGAAAAGTGCAGGTAATGGAGAACGACCAGCCGATTAAAATCCTGAAATCCAATGCATTTTCCGACAAAGCGTCATTGAACATACAGCTAAAAAAAGTCACCACCACCGGCAGCGCGCGGGCGGGCGCAGGACTGAGCCCGGCATTGTGGGATGTGAATGCAACGCCGATGATCTTCAACCGGAGCTTCCAGGCGATCGCGAGCGTGCAAAGCAATAATGCAGGGACGGACCTTTACAGGCAACTGGATGTATTGACGAAAACAACCCAAATCAGCATTCCCGCGCCGGTAACGGGCATTCAGCCACTCAATCCCCCCCAGATCAGCCCCGATCGCTGGCTCGACAACCGTTCGCACCTCGCCTCATTCAACCTGATTAAAAAAACAAAAGACCAGACCGAACTGAAACTGGGCCTGGGCCTGCGGGATGAAATGCAGCGGCAGGCCGGCAGGAACCATACCAGGCTGCTAACACCCGCCGGCGTGATCGAAATAGACGAACGGATCACCAACCGCGCCGATACCCGGTCGCTGAATGCCCATTTGACCATTGAAAAAAATACGGACCGGCTTTTTCTGAAAAGCAATGCGAGCGGGCAGTTCGGGCAACTGAGCGGCCTCGGCGATGTGAGCAGGAACCTGCTTCCCACCAACCAGAAACTGAAAAACGACCACACGCAGCTGCAAAACAGCCTTGCCATTATCACCCATGCGGGAAAACAGCTGCTGAATATCCATTCGCAAACAGTCTATTACCGGCGACCGGAAACGCTGCTCGTACGCCCCGGCGTTTTCGATGCGCTTTTCAATGCGGGTAAAAGCCTCGAATCTATTTCCCAAAATGCAACCACTGCGGAATTCGACACCCGGAACTCCGTCAGCTTTACCCGGAAACTGTCGGCGGTAGCCATTACGCCAATGGCGGGCGTAAATTTCCGGGAACATCGGTTCGACAGCGCAATCGGTACCAGCGCGGGCGATAGCGCTGGCACGCACGGCCACCCATTCCGAAACGACCTGAAATATGCGCAGTTCACGTCATTTGCACAAATCGGCGGCTATTATGAATCTTCAAAATGGCAGGTAGAACTGACGCTGCCCTTCCGAATGCATACGTTCAGGGTGTCGGATTTTGTTCAAAACAGCTTTCAGAAGCAGCATCGGCCTGCATTCGAGCCTTCGCTGGCGGTGCGCTACCGGCTGACGGAATACACAGACCTCACGTCGGGCGTGAACTATGCCTACGATTTCGGGAATCCATCGCAGGTGTACAGCGGCTTCATTATAAGATCGTACCGCAATGTGCAGCGAACCAACGGCACCATTCCGCAGAACAGGATACTGATGGGAAGAATTGGGATAAACTATAAAAACCCGCTTTCGCTCGTGTTCCTCAACATGGCCGGTTCGGTGCTGCGGATACAGAACAATCTGCAATACCGCACCGGTATCGACTCCGCGGGTGCCGCTGAACTTACCTATATTCTCAATGACAATGTCCAGCTTTCCAAAAATGTCCATCTGGGCGTAGGAAAGTATTTTGGCGCAATCAAAACCTCACTGAAACTGAATGGCGACGCCGGATTCTCCCGCTCCGAACAGATCGTGACCGACCGCACGGTTACCGTCCGCAACCGGAACTACCGTGTGGGGCTCTCAGCCTCTACCCTGTTCTCGACGTATCTCGGCGTCGACCTGTCGGGCAATGCGAGCTTTTTCCGCAATGCCGTTGCCGCTCAGCGCAGCGCAGCGACGGCACTCACGCAGCTGCAACTGGGTATTGACATCTACCCGGCCGCAGCACACGCATTACGCGTGGACGCCGAGCAATATGCCACCCGGGGAAGCGCGCGGCAAAATCAGTTTTATCTCAACCTCCGCTACCGTTACACTTTCGGCAAAAGAAAGATCGATCTCGAAATCAGGGGCACTAATCTGACGAACGCGCAAAGCTACCTTTCGATCGTCAATTCCGCATTCACGATCGCGGAAAGCAGCTTCCGCCTCCGGCCGCGGCAGGGGATGATTGCGGTTAGGATTCCGTTTTGATATTCACGCGATTATAAATTCGAATGCGTGCAGAAAATGGATTCCCCTACTCATTGCCGCGATTGAAAAAGACACACAGCCCGTCCTTGCCAGCCACGATAATGTCCTTTCGGTTATCGCCATTGAGGTCAGCGATGGAGAAATACACCCCGATTCCCTTGCCATCGCCATAAGGCCCGTGCGAGATCGTTTGCTTCACGAACGCCTCGCCATTCCACTGAAAATAGTACAGCCCGACCATATCCTTTTCGCCGGGATCGCCGCCATTGTGCGCCCGGTAGCGCTTGCCGGTAACGAGCTCCATTTTGCCGTCGCCGTCGAGATCCACCCAATCCATTGTGTGATATTGAGAGGTAAACGGGTCGATGGTGTGTTTAATCCACGAAATGGCTCCCGACTTCGTGGTTTGTTCGTACCAGTCGAGCCCGTAGCTGTGC includes:
- a CDS encoding AraC family transcriptional regulator, whose product is MNIVQHKIFTPPKHLQPYIRFYWTLDLNGSGVVDQTFWMYARRYPRLVVQHYDGSSAVTNANGYLPVSYLGGLNLTPYACGIHPCAKIMGASFYPHTLRRFFGFDVVDMVDELPDLTNFAPEWWVASMVEETDENRKLAKLSEFFTSRLLHAAPRDSAIQTGWEKISQFPASCNIMSLAKDFGISPRQLERRFKLTIGYSPKQFLRVSRFEIALAELKARIDPKISDIAYRLGYADQSHLIREFKEFSGHTPTRYLSTGKFYEENGAFIVK
- a CDS encoding SulP family inorganic anion transporter; this encodes MQAYLNLFDFKQKVNYKNEILAGLTVAMTMMPESLSFAILAGFPPLVGLYAAFIMGLVTAVFGGRPGLISGGAGATAVVLVALMQSHGIEYVFAAVALAGVTQIVIGVFRLAKFIRLVPQPVMYGFVNGLAVIIFMSQLNQFKESGSDGAAWLTGGPLLTMAALVALTILTIIVVPRFTKAVPASLVAIIIVFAVVLGFGIETKTVSDIASVAGGFPPFHVPAIPFDLETLRIVAPYALIMAAVGLTEGLLTLNLVDEITGTKGNGNRECVAQGGANLLNGFFYGMGGCPMIAQTLVNLGSGARARLSGIIAALTILCVVLFGAPVIGRLPIAALTGVMIMVAVGTFEWASFRIINKMPRQDVFVGMLVAAITIFLHNLALAVLIGVIISALVFAWESARRIRARKYIDEHGVKHYEIYGPLFFASVSAFNEKFDVAADPARVVIDFRESRIADMSAIEAINKLTGRYRAAGKELHLKHLSEDCRKLLKNAEAVIDINLIEDPVYNVATER
- a CDS encoding ABC transporter permease; this encodes MLAHYLTLSLRRMWRQRQVNLIRVVSLALGLASGLVIFLVVNYMFSFDRHHPHMNRSYWVVTDIKKENVMQTDAAPRPLAEVLRRDYPFVESATRLETVFGWTISVPAAKAGAEKKFNEARNVCFAEPQYFNHFLVEWVSGNPATALSSPNTVVISERYARKYFDNADPMGRTLRLDNRAELTVTGIIKNPPANTQLRYDVLISYATIPGLEQNGTMQDWEGLQSMCFVLLRDGTNPAKLTTTLEEIRKKNLPAARAAQFAYHMLPLADLNHERSGMAPRPVLYALIAVGLLLVLAACVNYINLATAQALQRAREVGLRKVVGSTQFQLIRQFLLETALLTVFAVIVSLVLVQLAMPLVNGTLAKQVDMLHPDISILDLFQPGGLKWFLALVAGVIVLAGLYPAWVLSRFSPTKAITGQLTTQTVGGFTIRRTLITGQFVLSQLFLIIVLVISAQLKYMQKVDWGFDHDRKLTVWLSRSTPAPFDQLRNGWLQLPGVEKVTYASDPPASPYNRPVPFSYHIPSRPEAFETRLRAADEQYLKTFGLALVAGRNFRATDTTAREVLVNETLVRQLGVSSADAIVGKTMRVKDEDRVIVGVVKDFRSGDLHQPVMPVTLVHDLRHTTMAVLTLSPNYPASTLKTIEAVWDETMPRQVYKADHLNDLLASFLNMERLLAGFVQAFACIAMAMSCLGLYGLVTFMAEGRAKEIGVRRVLGAKTRQLLWIFGKEFGRLILIGFLVAAPLGWWLTNGWLQQYAHRIPTNTWSLAATLGITVLITAATVLGHALKAAMRNPVEYFRTQ
- a CDS encoding universal stress protein, which codes for MTNNPQPFRILVPCDYSEASRQALDACAKFEWHVPVEVFILTVDDPMRAAGAFAESHLAEWLNAFPATMQVRLLQERGRFVTVVLDAVATQGIDLVVVGTRGARGWEGVFMGSHAERIVRVSPVPVLAIQRSPRFAGLRNIVVPIDIDRDPAEMQAFLTELGEWFSGRFYLLYINTDPAVTRQAASELLAAYDRKLGLSNCVNAVVHAEDVVDEILKYASLVGADMIAMGTLGDPDPAHMFRPSIAADVVNHGRIPVLAYPLRHRRSIAS
- a CDS encoding GLPGLI family protein gives rise to the protein MGRFGFVALMILVSGFAMSQGKESTPVPYDVTCSFQLTFFPDSTNTGAKTETFLLFFNQEQSLFKSRNRFLSDSAIVASERSQNRRDLMSFLQSHRTDFNFNIVKKGCNAVHTTDQIHHNYFTYPETAGHLQWTLTQDTMTITGYPAQRATTAFGGRKWDAWFTEAVPVSEGPYKFCGLPGLIIRLTDSRKQYDFVLNGLTQSRRELAGQMPQSVKTDKRTFIKKQQEYRANPIGVAEQSGVVFTSGRSEIAQRVQQKIKSDNNPIEFFPN
- a CDS encoding TonB-dependent receptor; amino-acid sequence: MKIGIAQRIIPALILLLQIGCFRAYAQATISGKVQDEHGTPIPNANIAIIQKNNTISAFTFSANDGSFTLKISVVADTLTIKATRLGFDARLFIVANKTQPVQLVLKESALKLQELTVKAPPVIIRKDTIDYQVSAFRTEADRTISDVIKRMPGIEVKENGQILYQGNPIGKYYINGLDLLEGRYNLANENLPADAVRKVQVMENDQPIKILKSNAFSDKASLNIQLKKVTTTGSARAGAGLSPALWDVNATPMIFNRSFQAIASVQSNNAGTDLYRQLDVLTKTTQISIPAPVTGIQPLNPPQISPDRWLDNRSHLASFNLIKKTKDQTELKLGLGLRDEMQRQAGRNHTRLLTPAGVIEIDERITNRADTRSLNAHLTIEKNTDRLFLKSNASGQFGQLSGLGDVSRNLLPTNQKLKNDHTQLQNSLAIITHAGKQLLNIHSQTVYYRRPETLLVRPGVFDALFNAGKSLESISQNATTAEFDTRNSVSFTRKLSAVAITPMAGVNFREHRFDSAIGTSAGDSAGTHGHPFRNDLKYAQFTSFAQIGGYYESSKWQVELTLPFRMHTFRVSDFVQNSFQKQHRPAFEPSLAVRYRLTEYTDLTSGVNYAYDFGNPSQVYSGFIIRSYRNVQRTNGTIPQNRILMGRIGINYKNPLSLVFLNMAGSVLRIQNNLQYRTGIDSAGAAELTYILNDNVQLSKNVHLGVGKYFGAIKTSLKLNGDAGFSRSEQIVTDRTVTVRNRNYRVGLSASTLFSTYLGVDLSGNASFFRNAVAAQRSAATALTQLQLGIDIYPAAAHALRVDAEQYATRGSARQNQFYLNLRYRYTFGKRKIDLEIRGTNLTNAQSYLSIVNSAFTIAESSFRLRPRQGMIAVRIPF